AAAACTATATTGAAAATTCATCTAACTTAACTATATAATTTTATACATTACTAAATACTAAATAAGAGGTATAAAGAATAAATATTTATTCTTTATACCTGATTATTATTAATATTTAATTATTTTATTTTCTATAAACATTTGGTGCCATAAACAAAATGCATATATAGACCAAATTTTCCTAGAATTATCTTGATGATTTTTTATATGATTATCCAATAAACTTATCGCATAATTTTTGTTCAATACATCATCTACATCAGCATCATATATAGTTTGCCTAACAATATCACCTAAATCCTCTTTTAGCCAAACTCTAATAGGAGTTGGAAAACCTAATTTTTTCTTTTCAACCATATGTAGAGGTATTATATCCTTAAATGCTTCTCTAAGTAGTACCTTAGTATTAGAATTGCTTATTTTTTGATCGATTTTTAAATGTTTTGCTAATTCTAGTACTTCTTTATCTAGAAAAGGAACTCTAAGTTCTATAGATTGAGCCATAGACATTTTGTCTGCTTTTTGAAGTATATCCCCTTCTAACCATGTATTAACATCCACATGCTGCATTGTAGTTACATAATCATAATTATTAATTCTAGCTTCTTCATATATAGAAGAAAGTATTTTTTGATATTCATTATTTTCACTGTAATTTTTTACTATTTTTTTCACTTCATCATTTTCAAATATCTTTGCATTTCCAATGTATCTATCTTCTAATGGCGTTGTTGCTCTATATAAATAGCTCTTACCTCTTATGTTTGGCATTACACTAGCTACTCCATTTAGAGCCTTTTTGATACCTCTAGGCATATTTAATATAGGCTTTACACTATTATACTCTTTATATATATTATAACCACCAAAAAGTTCATCTGCTCCTTCACCTGACAAAACTACTGTAGCATGTTTTTTAGCTTCTTTTGATAAAAAATATATCCCAACTTGAGATGGATCAGCTACTGGATCATCTAAATGATAAAAAACTTCTGGCAATGACTTTATATAATCTTGTTGGGTAACATTAATATCTATATTTTCTATACCTAAAACTCTAGCAGTTTTTTTAGCAACCTCTATTTCATCATATCCTTGTATTCCAAATCCAACTGAAAAAGATTTAATATTTGGATTCACATGAGATGCTATTGTTGCTACTATAGTAGAATCTATTCCACCAGATAAAAATGTACCAACTTCTACATGTGCACCCATATGATGCTTTATTGAATCTACTACAACTTCTTTGACATCATTTGCTGTAATGTTTTTTTTAGGTATAAAGTCTACTTTATAATATTTTTTAAGTTCAAGTTTTCCATCCTTTACTGTAAATGAATATCCTGGTGGAATTAATTTAATATCTTTTATCATTGTATTTTCTAATGGAACATACTGAAATGAAAGATAGTTTTGAAGACTTTTTTCATTTAAATTTATCTCATCTAACAAATTTACTATTGCTTTATACTCAGAAGAAAAAGCTATAAAATCAGAGTTATCCACATAGTATAAAGGTTTTATGCCAAAATGATCTCTAGCACCAAATAGTAAATTTCTTTTTTCATCATAAATTATAAACGAAAACATTCCCCTTAAATTTTCTACACACTTTTCTTTATTCTCAATATAAGAAGTTAACAAAACTTCAGTATCACAGTTTGTTTTAAATTCATATCCCTTCTCAATTAAATTACTTCTTAAAATATTATGATTATATATTTCACCATTAAAAATAATAGTATTATTATTTTTTTCAAATGGTTGACTTCCATTTTCTAAGTCTAATATACTCAATCTTTTAAATGCAAATTCTATATTGTCTTTTTTATATATACCAGTATGGTTAGGCCCTCTGTGATTAATATTTTCTACTAATTTCTCTATCTCTAAATTTTTATTCCTATTTTTATAATATATTGAAACGTGTCCGCACATAAGTTTATTATTCCTCCTACTATTCTTCTATTTACTATTTTTTACATATTATAGAAGTCTATACATATAGGAGTATAAATTTATAAAAAGAAGTAGCTATTAAATATTATAATAACTACTTCTTTTTATCTAATACATATTATTTCTTATTGTTATTTCTCTTTTATTTTTTCCTAACTTTTTGTTCACTTCTTGCTCATTTTCATACTGATTATTTAAATCTTGGTCGCCTTGAGCATGATTAACTAAATTTTGGATAGAGTCATTTTTATATTCTTTATATTTTTTCGTTTTTTTCACTTTTACCACCCTTTCTTTTTATAAGCTTAGGGTATGCTTTTTATATAAATTTAAACTTTATAAATTTTTCCTACTTTTAAAATTTTATTTTACTTAAATAAATACATATATCCTATTATAACTATCGTCAAATCAGCTAAAATATGTATTGCCCATGAATTTAAAAAATTATCCGACTTAGTGTCAACATAATTAAATACAATTCCTGTTATAAATAACCCTAGTATACATAATAGCATTAATTCAATACTAAACCAGTTTTTAAATATACCTATATGATACAATGCAAACAATAATGATGAAAAAATATATCCTCCTTTTTTATATCCCATTTTATTTAAATTAGTAAATATAAATCCTCTAAAAAAAAATTCCTCTAAAAAAGAATTTACAAATGTAAAATATGTAGTTACGATTAAATAATTTGTAGATGTTATTTTTGATTTTGTAGCTAATTCTAAAAATATAACATCCATATTTATTATTTTTTTAAAAAACATAAAAGTTCCTACTAATATAACTGCAGATAATCCCCCTAAAAGTATTCCTACGCCTATCGTTTCTTTATCTACTAGCTTTAAATTAAGCCCTTCTTTTAAACTTGTCTTTCTAATTATTTTTATAAATACAATCTGACTCATGGTAAATAAAATAATTTTACTTACAGTCTTAGTCAAATAATCCACCATTAATATTTGCTCTATTGCAAATAAAATTACCACACATAGTATAGATGTGAAAACTATAAAATTTCTATATATATTTTTTTCACTTAAACTTATATTTTCTAGCTCTTTATTCAAATTAATACCTCCTTATTTATACCTAATTGTAAATTTAAAGCCTAAATTTTACAATTTAAATTATAAAATTTAGGCTTTAAATTTAATTACAGACAAAGAACCCTTTATATAAAATATAAAAGGTTCCCCTGGTATATAATAGTTATTATTTTTTAAACGTTTATCAAAATAATATAATACTCTGCTTTATATGTCAAGTTTTATATAAAATTATATTTAAATTTAATAAATTTTTTATCCTTTAATAAGCATAATAATTACGAGGTGATTTTATGCTAAAAAATTTTTTAGTAGTTTTTATTTTTAGTTTCTTAATTTTATTTAATACAAGTACTTCATCCGCTTTATCTCCTAAGTTTAAACCTCTTGATTTAAAGCCATTGCCATATGGCTATGATACACTAGAGCCTTTCATTGATAAGGAAACTATGAAACTTCATCACGATAAACACTACAAAACATATCTAGATAAATTTAATGATGCTATAAAAGACTATCCAGATCTTTATAGTTCTAATATTTATGATCTTCTTGCATGTCTAGATTGTTTACCTTCTGAAATATCTAAATCTATAAAAAATAATGGTGGTGGAGTTTACAATCATGAATTCTTTTTTGATATTATGACGCCAGATAAAACTTATTTAGATGAGGAACTAGAAAAAGCAATAATTAGAGATTTTGGTTCTTTTGATAACTTCAAAGATTCATTTAAAAAAGCCAGCTTAAGTGTTTTTGGATCTGGTTGGGCTTGGCTAGTTTCTGATGAGTCTGGAAAACTATCAATAACTACTACTTCAAATCAAGATAATACGATAGCTTTAAATTTAAAACCTATAATTGGGCTTGATGTATGGGAACACGCATATTATCTAAAATATAAAAATAATCGTAGTGGTTATATAGATAATTGGTTTAATGTTATTAATTGGAATAAAGCTAAAAAAAATTATAAAAATACGCTAAAATAGTATAAATAAGCCTTCAAATAAAGCGAAGGCTATTTATATTTTAATTAAAAATATAAATAAATTATTTTTGTAAAAACATTTTTTTTAATATATAATAAAAATAAATTAAATTTTTAATTTATTTTGACATTTAATATTCTAACATCCAAGGAGGATTCATGGTAAAGGAAACACACGTAAAAGGTGGCTATGTCTTTGCACTTTTATCTATTCCATTTTTAAATAATACTTTTTTAAAAGAATATGACATTATTTATAAGTTGATACTTATATCTATTTATATATATTTTTCATATCTAGGTTCTTTATTTCCGGATATAGATATGAGAGGTTCTTATATTAGTAAAAGGTATCCTATTTTGTATAAAAAAATAGGTTCAAAATTTAAGCATAGAGGATTTACTCATAGTTTATTATTTTTATCTATTTTAATATATATATGTAAACTATTAATAATTTCTAGTAGTAATAATATTGTTTTCATATGCCTATGTTCAGGATTTTTTTTAGGATATGTATCTCATTTATGTCTTGATTTTCTCACAAAAGAGGGTATAGAAATATTTTATCCAATTTCTATAAATTTTTCATTGCTTCCTATTAAAACAAATTCTAAAACAGAAAAATTTTTATGTAAGTTTTTAAACTTTCTTGTTATATTTTTACTAGGATATAGATTTTATTTTATATTATAAAAGGGAAATATCTCAATTATAATTAGAGATATTTCCCTTTAAATCACCATACTAAATCGTTGACTATATGAATAAAACAATTTTTATTCAACTAAGTCATTATAATGCTTTTCATCATCTTTATGGTTTTCTTGTAAACTTGCATTTACTTTACTACCTATTTTCCAAGATAAAAATACTAGTAGTAAAAATAATCCTATTTTTGTTGGACTACTAATAAATCCTTTTATATCACTTGCTGGGTAGCTAACAACTAAAAACATTACAAACTTTCCTGCTAACATAGCAGGAGCAAAGTTTATTAATTCTCTTTTGCAAAATGCTGATGTTACAGTAACTAAAAAACTTGGTATAAAAGGACAAGAGTACGCAAAGAATAATAATTTAAATCCTTGTCTATCCATCCACTTTATAGCCTTTTCCGTTTTTTCATTTCTCAATTTATTAAAAAACTTATTATCACTAAATTTACTAACTATAATAAATAATAATAAAGTTCCTAATCCTGATCCTATCCAAGATAACACTAAGCCTCCAAACAATCCAAGTAAAAGCGCATTAGCTCCTACTATTGCTATTAAAGGTAATATTGGTAAAAAGCTTTCTATAAAGCATGTAACTAAACCAACTAACATTGTAAGAAACCAATAATCTTTTGCAACATAATATAAGCCTTGAACATAATCCATACAAATGTCTCCTTAATATTTTTTATAATTCAAGTATACATTATTTATCTTACAAAATTATTACATTTTTCTTACAATTTATGCATAATCGGATATTTTTTTATTTATTCTATACTTATTAATAATTCTCCGCTACTTACAGTAGATTTTTCAGATATGTGTATATCTTTTATAACTCCATCAACAGGAGATACAATTTCATTTTCCATTTTCATCGCTTCCAATATAAGTAATACATCTCCTCTTGATACACTTTGATTTTTAGAAACATTTATTTTATTTACAACCCCTGGCATTGGAGAAAATATATTTTCTTTTGAGTTATTATTTATATCTACAACTTTATTATTTGATTTTATTGTAGCATCAGGCTTATTTATTTTACTTTTAACCTGTTCATTTATTGTATTCTTTTTTTCCGTAGAATCTATATTTTTAACTTTATCTGATTTTGTAACTTCTTCCACTTCTACTTCATAATAAATACCATTAACAGTAACATTATAAGTTTTTATCATTACTAAATCCCCCAATTCCATTATTCCAACTACTATAGTTATTATTACTTCTAATTATTTTTCTAACTATTATTTCACTATCATCATTTTCTTTAAATTGATTTATACATGCCATTATAGCTGCTATTACTTCGTTTTGATTTTCATTATTTTCCTCAAATAAATGTATCGATGTTTCATCTTTACATTTATCATTTTTTAACTCAAATTTTTGTTCAATTCCTAAATTTTCTTTGTTAGACCTTTTTTTATAAAATACGTTGTACATTAAACTAATAATGGCACTTATACAAGCTAATATACAAAAAACAATTAGCATTGATACAACTGCTAAAAAAATGCTACCAATCATTTTTTCTCCAAATGATAAAGAGGCTATATCAAATTTTACTCCATTTATTATTTCATTTATATTCATAAATACCACATCCTATAAAGGTATATTTCCATGCTTTTTAGGTATTGTTTGTTTTCTCTTATAACTCAACATATCCAATGCATCTGCTATCCTAATTCTTGTATATCTAGGCTCTATAATATCATCTATATATCCTCTTTCAGCAGCTTTGTATGGTGTCGCAAATTCATTTTTATATTCTTCTATTTTTTGATTTCTAACTTCGTTTTTATCTTCAGCTTGTGAAATTTCTTTTTTAAATATTATATTCGCAGCTCCATCTGGTCCCATTACAGCTATTTGAGCGGTAGGAAGTGCTAAAACAATGTCAGCCCCTTGGTGTTTAGATCCCATAGCTAAGTACGCTCCACCATATGACTTTCTAACTATTATAGTTATTTTAGGTACAGTTGCTTCACTATAAGCATAAAGCATTTTAGCTCCATGTCTTATAATTCCATCATGTTCTTGACTTGTCCCTGGTAAAAAACCTGGTACATCTACAAATGTAATAATAGGAATATTAAATGCATCACATGTCCTAATAAATCTTGAAGATTTATCAGATGCATTTATGTCTAAGCACCCTGCCATAAATTTAGGCTGATTAGCTACAATTCCTACAGTTTCTCCATTTATCCTTCCGTATCCAACAAGAATATTTTTTGCAAATAATTCATTAACTTCATAAAACTCATTATCGTCTAACACTTCACAAATAATTTCTTTCATATCGTAAGATTTATTAATATCTTGAGGTATTATACTTTCTATTGAATTTGTTAATCTATTTACCTCATCCTCTGTTTCCATTATTGGTGTCTTTTCCATATTATTTGATGGTAAATAACTTAAAATTTTCTTTATATTTTCTATACATTCTTCATCATCTTTACAAATAAAGTGAGATACGCCAGAAACAGAATTATGTGTATAAGCACCTCCTAAATTTTCAGCGCTTATTTCTTCGCCTGTAACTGTTTTGATAACTTGAGGGCCTGTTATAAACATTTGGCTACTACCTTCTACCATATATATATAGTCCATAAGAGCTGGAGAGTATACTGCTCCCCCTGCACATGGCCCCATTATTGCACATATCTGAGGTACAACCCCTGAAGCTTTAACATTTCTAAAAAATACATCTCCATATCCAGCTAATGCATCTACGCCTTCTTGTATCCTAGCTCCTCCAGAATCATTTAAACCTACAATTGGAGCACCTACATCTACTGCTAAGTCCATTATTTTTGATATTTTTTTAGCATGCATTTCTCCTAATGATCCGCCTACAACAGTAAAGTCTTGCGCATAAACATACACGAGCCTTCCATCTACCTTTCCATATCCTGTTACAACCCCATCACTTACAATTTCTTGCTTTTCCATATTAAAGTTTGTGCATCTATGTTTTATAAATCGATCTATCTCAACGAAAGAGCTTTCGTCAAATAGCAAGTCAATTCTTTCTCGTGCTGTTAATTTATTTAAGCTATGCTGCTTGTCTATTTTTTTCTCTCCTCCGCCCATCTTAATTTTTTGAGTCCTCTCTATTAAAATGTCAATTTTATCATTCTCCATAAAATTACCTCCAATAGTAGATATATAATTCTCTTTCTTATATATGTTTATTACTTTTAACTCCATATATGATAAATTTTTATACATAATTAAAATTTTCATAAAAAAAGCTAAAATAGCTTAATCGCCATTTTAGCTTTTTATTTCTTATTCTAATTTTAAATCACTCTTTTTTAAATGTAAATCCATTTGTGGATAAGGAATCGTAATTTTTTCCTCATCAAATTTTAATTTAACTTGTTCTAATAAATCAAAATGTATCGCCCAGTAGTCTTCAGAGTTACACCATACTCTAACTACAAAATCTACAGAACTTGGACCATGAGCACTTACACCAATAAATGGATCCGGCTCTTTAAGTATTAAAACATGACGATTTATTATATTCGTTAATACATTTTTTACACGGGATAAATCATTTTCATATCCTACACTAAATGTTAAGTCTACTCTTCTTTGTGCTTTAGCTGAATAATTTATTAAACTTCCATTTGATAGTGTTCCATTTGGAATTAATATAAGCTTATTATCAATAGTTACTAATTGAGTATAAAATAATCCAATTTGCTCAACAGTCCCTCCATATATACCTGTCTCTATATAGTCTCCTACTTTGAAAGGTCTAAGTAATAATATGATAAATCCACCTGCAAAGTTAGACAAACTTCCTTGAAGTGCTAAACCTATTGCTACCCCTGCTGACGCAAAAACAGCTGCCATACCAGCTAAATCAAATCCCCAATATCCAAGGATAAATATAAAAAGTAATCCTTTTAATGCTCCTGATATTAAAGATTGTAAAAATCTTCTTAGTGTGACATCTACATCTCTTTTTTCTAAAATAATTATAAAGTGCTTTATTAGTTTTTTTATTATTTTTAGGCCTATAGATATTATTATCAATCCTATAAGTAACTTAACTCCACTTACCGTTGCCCACTCTATAAATTTGTCTGCCATAGTATCTAAATTCATATTACTTAATTTTGATACTTCTTGTGAAAAGTTATTAGCCATATCTTGTGCAACTTTCTCTGTTGTATTCGGCATATTATCACCTCTATCTTTCCTTTATTATTCGATATTTTATTTGTTTATATTACACTATTTTTGATTTTATGTCTACATTTCAAACTATTTGAATCATATTTATAATCATTATGATTATAATTTTTTCATATGATGAGGTATATTGTGTAATAGGAGGTCATGTTAATGTTATTAAAGGCATTGGCAATTTTTGTACTTCAACTTATTTATGTTCCACTTTTAACATTGCGTACAACTTTAGTTGTTAAAGGTGAAAGAAATAAAGCATCTATAGCTGCTTTGTTAGAAGCAATTATTTATATTTTTAGTTTAGGTATAGTTTTTTCAGACTTAACCAATATATCTAATATAATAGCTTATGTAATAGGATACGCAATTGGAGTTTATATTGGTGGTATAGTAGAATCTAAACTCGCAATAGGATATAGGACCATCCATATTAGTTTAATGAGTAAAAACCAATATTTAGTGAATAAATTACGTGAAAATAAATTTGGCGTTACGACCTTTATAGGTCATGGAATAAATGGAGAAGAAAGATATAGATTAGAGATACTAGCTCATAGAATCAGAGAGTCAGAAGTTATTTCCATTGTGCAAAATGAAGAACCTGGTGCATTTATAGTATCTTATGATTTAACTCAGTTTAAAGGAGGATATCTTTCTAGGCATCTAAAGAATAATTAATATAAAAAATAGCTAAATATAAAGGTTTTATCTAGACCTTATATTTAGCTATTTTTCTTATATTTTTAATTCAACCTCTACACCAAAATGATCTGAAACAATATTTTTATTTTTACTGTTAAATATAACATTAGAACTTAATACTTCTATTTTTTTATTTGAAAAAATTATATCTAACCTTAAATCCTCTTTATTTTTATCCCAACCTGATATTTTTCCCTTTACAGTTATTCCACTATCTTTTTTTAAAGCCAAATTATAAGTATCATAAAAACCATTTTTAAGTATATATCCATATCCTTCATCTATAATTGTTGCACTATTATTAAAATCCCCCATAATAAGTGAATACTCGTTTGGATTAATATCCTTAGCTAATGTATCAAATTGATGTGTAAAAGGCTCCTCCTCATCAAAATACCATCCTAAGTGGCATGAATAAATGTTTATATCTTTATCATTATACGATGATTTTAATTTTACAATCTTTCTAGTTTTCCAATAATTAGTATCTTGTGATTTAGATACAAAGAAACTTTTAAATTCTTTTATAGGAAGTTTTGTCATTATACAAAGACCTTCTTCATAAATATCATATCCAACATGAGAAATATCCCATATAAATTTGTAATCATTTACTCCTATTTTTTTTAACTCTTGATTTATTAATAATGCAAAATTATCTTCTTTTATGTGATCATAAGCTACTTTTGATTTTATCAATTGACTCACTTCTTGAAGTGCTATTATATCATACTGTTTTTCTTTTATAACACTTGCTATATATTTAATTTTTTCTAACTGATCTTCCTCTTGCCAAGAATGACAATTAAGTGTTAATAATTTCAATTTTTATGCTCCTAACATATCAAGTATATTCGATTTTAGTACATCTGCCTTAGGTCCATACACAGCTTGAACCCCTTTATCTTTTAATATAAGCCCCAATGCCCCTGCTTGTTTCCATTCAGTTTCATTTGCTACTAATGACCTATTTTTTACTGTAACTCTTAAACGAGTCATACATGCATCTACATCTTCTATATTACCTGCTCCACCTAATAAACATATAATCTTTTCTGATAATTCATCACCTACTATTTTTTTATCATTAGATGAATTTGCTGAATCATCAATATAATTTCCTTTACGACCTGGCGTTGCTATATCAAATTTCTTTATTAGGAAATTGAAAGTTACAAAGTTCAATATAAAGAATACAACACAAGATAAAATAAAGTTTATTAAATCCGCTGTTAATCCTGCTTTTATTAACATTGGTGTACGAGTTAAAAACTCTATAAAACCAAATGCATGAACTCTTAAGTTTATTACATCTGCAAGTGCAAATGCTAACCCTGTAAGTATTGCATATGCTACATATAATATAGGTGATATAAACATAAACATAAATTCTATTGGTTCTGTCACACCAGTTAAGAAACATGCAAGTAATGCAGATAAGAATATTGGTTTATAACTTTTTAACTTATCACCATCAACATTTTTGTACATAGCCATCGATATTCCTGCAAGAGATGCAGTTGATAAAATA
Above is a genomic segment from Romboutsia lituseburensis containing:
- the asnB gene encoding asparagine synthase (glutamine-hydrolyzing), translated to MCGHVSIYYKNRNKNLEIEKLVENINHRGPNHTGIYKKDNIEFAFKRLSILDLENGSQPFEKNNNTIIFNGEIYNHNILRSNLIEKGYEFKTNCDTEVLLTSYIENKEKCVENLRGMFSFIIYDEKRNLLFGARDHFGIKPLYYVDNSDFIAFSSEYKAIVNLLDEINLNEKSLQNYLSFQYVPLENTMIKDIKLIPPGYSFTVKDGKLELKKYYKVDFIPKKNITANDVKEVVVDSIKHHMGAHVEVGTFLSGGIDSTIVATIASHVNPNIKSFSVGFGIQGYDEIEVAKKTARVLGIENIDINVTQQDYIKSLPEVFYHLDDPVADPSQVGIYFLSKEAKKHATVVLSGEGADELFGGYNIYKEYNSVKPILNMPRGIKKALNGVASVMPNIRGKSYLYRATTPLEDRYIGNAKIFENDEVKKIVKNYSENNEYQKILSSIYEEARINNYDYVTTMQHVDVNTWLEGDILQKADKMSMAQSIELRVPFLDKEVLELAKHLKIDQKISNSNTKVLLREAFKDIIPLHMVEKKKLGFPTPIRVWLKEDLGDIVRQTIYDADVDDVLNKNYAISLLDNHIKNHQDNSRKIWSIYAFCLWHQMFIENKIIKY
- a CDS encoding CPBP family intramembrane glutamic endopeptidase; translated protein: MNKELENISLSEKNIYRNFIVFTSILCVVILFAIEQILMVDYLTKTVSKIILFTMSQIVFIKIIRKTSLKEGLNLKLVDKETIGVGILLGGLSAVILVGTFMFFKKIINMDVIFLELATKSKITSTNYLIVTTYFTFVNSFLEEFFFRGFIFTNLNKMGYKKGGYIFSSLLFALYHIGIFKNWFSIELMLLCILGLFITGIVFNYVDTKSDNFLNSWAIHILADLTIVIIGYMYLFK
- a CDS encoding superoxide dismutase; its protein translation is MLKNFLVVFIFSFLILFNTSTSSALSPKFKPLDLKPLPYGYDTLEPFIDKETMKLHHDKHYKTYLDKFNDAIKDYPDLYSSNIYDLLACLDCLPSEISKSIKNNGGGVYNHEFFFDIMTPDKTYLDEELEKAIIRDFGSFDNFKDSFKKASLSVFGSGWAWLVSDESGKLSITTTSNQDNTIALNLKPIIGLDVWEHAYYLKYKNNRSGYIDNWFNVINWNKAKKNYKNTLK
- a CDS encoding metal-dependent hydrolase; this translates as MVKETHVKGGYVFALLSIPFLNNTFLKEYDIIYKLILISIYIYFSYLGSLFPDIDMRGSYISKRYPILYKKIGSKFKHRGFTHSLLFLSILIYICKLLIISSSNNIVFICLCSGFFLGYVSHLCLDFLTKEGIEIFYPISINFSLLPIKTNSKTEKFLCKFLNFLVIFLLGYRFYFIL
- a CDS encoding TVP38/TMEM64 family protein — protein: MDYVQGLYYVAKDYWFLTMLVGLVTCFIESFLPILPLIAIVGANALLLGLFGGLVLSWIGSGLGTLLLFIIVSKFSDNKFFNKLRNEKTEKAIKWMDRQGFKLLFFAYSCPFIPSFLVTVTSAFCKRELINFAPAMLAGKFVMFLVVSYPASDIKGFISSPTKIGLFLLLVFLSWKIGSKVNASLQENHKDDEKHYNDLVE
- a CDS encoding biotin/lipoyl-containing protein; the encoded protein is MIKTYNVTVNGIYYEVEVEEVTKSDKVKNIDSTEKKNTINEQVKSKINKPDATIKSNNKVVDINNNSKENIFSPMPGVVNKINVSKNQSVSRGDVLLILEAMKMENEIVSPVDGVIKDIHISEKSTVSSGELLISIE
- a CDS encoding OadG family protein — encoded protein: MNINEIINGVKFDIASLSFGEKMIGSIFLAVVSMLIVFCILACISAIISLMYNVFYKKRSNKENLGIEQKFELKNDKCKDETSIHLFEENNENQNEVIAAIMACINQFKENDDSEIIVRKIIRSNNNYSSWNNGIGGFSNDKNL
- a CDS encoding acyl-CoA carboxylase subunit beta; its protein translation is MENDKIDILIERTQKIKMGGGEKKIDKQHSLNKLTARERIDLLFDESSFVEIDRFIKHRCTNFNMEKQEIVSDGVVTGYGKVDGRLVYVYAQDFTVVGGSLGEMHAKKISKIMDLAVDVGAPIVGLNDSGGARIQEGVDALAGYGDVFFRNVKASGVVPQICAIMGPCAGGAVYSPALMDYIYMVEGSSQMFITGPQVIKTVTGEEISAENLGGAYTHNSVSGVSHFICKDDEECIENIKKILSYLPSNNMEKTPIMETEDEVNRLTNSIESIIPQDINKSYDMKEIICEVLDDNEFYEVNELFAKNILVGYGRINGETVGIVANQPKFMAGCLDINASDKSSRFIRTCDAFNIPIITFVDVPGFLPGTSQEHDGIIRHGAKMLYAYSEATVPKITIIVRKSYGGAYLAMGSKHQGADIVLALPTAQIAVMGPDGAANIIFKKEISQAEDKNEVRNQKIEEYKNEFATPYKAAERGYIDDIIEPRYTRIRIADALDMLSYKRKQTIPKKHGNIPL
- a CDS encoding mechanosensitive ion channel family protein; its protein translation is MPNTTEKVAQDMANNFSQEVSKLSNMNLDTMADKFIEWATVSGVKLLIGLIIISIGLKIIKKLIKHFIIILEKRDVDVTLRRFLQSLISGALKGLLFIFILGYWGFDLAGMAAVFASAGVAIGLALQGSLSNFAGGFIILLLRPFKVGDYIETGIYGGTVEQIGLFYTQLVTIDNKLILIPNGTLSNGSLINYSAKAQRRVDLTFSVGYENDLSRVKNVLTNIINRHVLILKEPDPFIGVSAHGPSSVDFVVRVWCNSEDYWAIHFDLLEQVKLKFDEEKITIPYPQMDLHLKKSDLKLE
- a CDS encoding DUF2179 domain-containing protein, whose amino-acid sequence is MLLKALAIFVLQLIYVPLLTLRTTLVVKGERNKASIAALLEAIIYIFSLGIVFSDLTNISNIIAYVIGYAIGVYIGGIVESKLAIGYRTIHISLMSKNQYLVNKLRENKFGVTTFIGHGINGEERYRLEILAHRIRESEVISIVQNEEPGAFIVSYDLTQFKGGYLSRHLKNN
- a CDS encoding endonuclease/exonuclease/phosphatase family protein, yielding MKLLTLNCHSWQEEDQLEKIKYIASVIKEKQYDIIALQEVSQLIKSKVAYDHIKEDNFALLINQELKKIGVNDYKFIWDISHVGYDIYEEGLCIMTKLPIKEFKSFFVSKSQDTNYWKTRKIVKLKSSYNDKDINIYSCHLGWYFDEEEPFTHQFDTLAKDINPNEYSLIMGDFNNSATIIDEGYGYILKNGFYDTYNLALKKDSGITVKGKISGWDKNKEDLRLDIIFSNKKIEVLSSNVIFNSKNKNIVSDHFGVEVELKI